From the Actinomadura luzonensis genome, the window TTGAGCGGGTCGGTGATGCTGCGCTGCGGCGCGACGCCGTACTCGGTGGTGTGCACGTGCAGCACGACCGGCAGCCGCAGCAGGTAGTGGCAGAGCAGGCCGGCCAGGAAGTTGGTCGAGTCGTGCACGGCGACCAGGTCCGGCCGGGGGGCGCGGCGCAGCCGCAGCACGTAGCCCCAGTTGCTGGCCACCACGCGCAGCGCGAGCAGCAGGAACTCGGCCCGCCTGGTGCGGTTGAGCCGCCGGCCGCCGCTCCGGCCGCCGCCGAGCAGGCGGGTGCGGGGGCGGTGCACGGCGACGCCGTCCACCCGCTCGTCCACGGGCAGGCCGCCGTCGTTGAGCGTGTGCACGCTCAGCTCGTGGTCCCTGGCCAGGTACGGGGTGATCAGCTCGACGTACCTGCCGAGGCCGGCGGTGACGTTCGGCGGGAACTGGTTGACGACGAAGGCGATCCTCATGACGTCCTCACGCTTCGGTACTTGCGGGCGGTGGTCGCCCCGACGACGGCCAGCAGGATCAGGTTCGCCAGGGCGAAGCCCACGAGCCCGCCGGTCAGCCCCTGCCACCGCACGCACGCGGCGAGCACGGCGAGCGCGGGCGGCGTGCCCGCCAGCAGGCAGCCGGCGAGCACCTTCGCGCCCCGCAGGCCGTCCATGGACAGCGCGACCGAGTACAGGTTGAAGGCGGTGTGCACGCCGATGCCGAGCGCCGACAGCGCCATCAGCTCCGGCGAGTACGGGTAGGCGCCGCGCATCACCAGGAAGAACACCAGGCCGGCGGCGAAGGAGAACACCGCGGTCCCCGCCGCCACGAGCGGCGCCAGCCGGGCGATCCGCCGCATCAGCAGGGGTTTGTCCGAGGTGGCCATCAGGGGCAGCAGCGCCAGGCCGATCCCGTCGGTGAACACCACGCCCATGAGCCGCTTGGGGAAGCCGTTGTAGACGGAGTAGACACCGACGTCGGCGGCCGCCGCCCAGTGGTTGAGGAAGATGACGTCCACGCCGAACAGGACGCCGGTCAGCGCGGCGATCGCGGTCACCCAGCCGCCGTGCCGGTACAGCGTCACCGCCAGCCGCCCCGACCAGCCCCCCGGGCGCGGCCCGGCCGCCACCACCGCCACCACCGCGAACACCGCGTTCGTCACGATCAGCGCCGCCAGGTACGGCCCCGCCTCCCGCACGCCCAGCACCAGCAGGCAGTAGCCGGCGGCCCCGAGGTAGCACACCGCGACGGCCAGCTTCAGCCACGCCACGAACGCGAACCGCTTCAGCCCCCGCAGGAAGCTCTCGGCGAGCTGGTTGACGGTCATGGACGCGGCCAGCGCCAGCCCGGCCGCGAGCGTCCCGGTGTCCACGTTCAGCACGGCGGTGAGCAGCGGCGTGGCGAGCAGCCCGAGCCCGGCGAGCGCCGCGCTCACCGCCAGCGTGGCCAGCAGCGCGGTCGCCATCAGCGCCGGCCGCTCGCCGGGGGCGGCGCGCGGCAGCTCCTGCAGCATGACGTAGTGGAGGCTGGTCAGCATGCCGACGGTGACGATCAGCGCGATCGACAGCACCACCGTGAAGTGGCCGAACGCCGCCGCCCCCGCGCCGCGCGCGATCACCAGCGTGGTGGCCGCGGCGATCCCGCTGGCCAGCGTGCTCACCAGCGTCGGCCCGGCCGCCCACCGGTGCGCGGCCAGCCAGCCCCGGGCCCGGCCGGCCGCGCGGGGCCGGGCCGCGCTCAGTCCGGGCACCGCAGGTAGGCCCGGCGGGCGAACTCCAGGTCCTCGGCGGTGTTGACGCCGCGCGCCTCGGCCGGGTCGCGCACCGGCACGACCGTCACCGGCCAGCGCTCGGCCGCCGACAGGTGCGCCAGGAACGGCAGGAAGTTCACCTCCCCTGTCGCCGCGCCGCGCCCGGCGCCGGCCGCGTACCGCGCCCAGGCCGCCGCGAGGCCGTCGGTGGCCAGGCAGAACACGCCCACGTCGCTGAGCCCGCCCGGCCGGCACTCCTCGCCCTCCCGCGACTGCCGCACGCGGACGAGCTCGCCCCCGGCCAGCTCGTACTCGACGTACGGGTCGGGCATCGGCACCAGCGGCAGCGTCATGCCCTTGCCCGGGTGGGCGGCCAGCACGGCGCGCACGGTGGCGGGCGACAGGTTCGCCTGGTCGCCCCAGACCACCAGGATCGTCCCGTACGCCGCCCAGTGCCGGGCCGCCGGCCCGAAGATCGCGTCGCCCATGCCGGTGGGGCGCTCCTGCACGCTCACCGACACCCCGCCGCCGTCGAGGTCGGCGGCGGCCAGCGTGCGGAACGGGCCCTCGCCGTCGGGCGAGAGGACCACGTGCACGTGCCGGGCCGCCTCCCGCAGCCGCCGGTGCAGCAGGTGCCAGAGCGTCACGCCGTCCGCCACCTCGATCATGATCTTGGGGACGCCGGCGCCCAGCCTGGTCCCGCGGCCCGCCGCCGGGACGACGGCGCACACCCCCCGGTCACGCACTGCCGTTCTCCTCCTCGGCCAGTAGGGACACCACGTCGTGCAGGTCGCCCGCGGCGATCGCGCCGGGCGCCGGCTCGGCGGCGTGGACGTGCAGCGTCGCGAGCCCCGCGCCGAGCGCCGCGGCCACCCCGTGCGGGGAGTCCTCCAGCGCGACCGCCTCGGCCGGGTCCACCCGCCAGCGGCGGCAGGCCAGGCGGTAGAAGGCGGGGTCGGGCTTGCTGACCGGCACGTCGTCCGCGGTGAGCACGTCGCGGAAGGCGCCGCCGAGCCCGGCGGCCTCCAGGGCCCGCCGCACCGAGGCGCGGCTGCCGCCGGTCACCAGGTACGCCGTCCGCCCCGTCGCGGCCAGCCGGTCGAGCAGCAGGCGCGCGCCGGGGAACGGCCGGACCCGGCCGGCGCGGACGAACTCGCGGTAGAGCTCCTGCTTGCGCCGGGCCAGCCGGTCGGCCGCGGCCTGATCCGCGGTCAGGCCCGCGGCGACGGCGGCGGTGCTCGCGCCCGCGTGGTCGGCGTACCGGAAGCCCGCCAGCCGGGACGGGGCCACCTCGGCGATCGCCTGCCGGAAGGCGGCCTCGTGGGCGGGGAAGGAGTCGAGGAGCGTCCCGTCGAGATCGCACAACCACACCCGCCACCGCGCGACCACTTCCCGGGGAACGGCGGTCATCCCGCCGGCCCGGGCGGGGCGGGCGCTCATCCGGCCCGCGCCAGCGGGGTCTCGCCGAGCAGCGCGCGCAGCGCCGCCGCGGTGCGGGGGCCGTGGTGGGCGCCGGGGCGGCACGGGTCCTCCAGGTCGGCGCCGATCCAGCGGGCGCCGGCCCACGTCCCGCGCTCGGCCACGGCCCGCGGCACCACCGGCCCGCTCCCCGCGCCCCCGCTCGCGCCGCCGCCCGCACCCCCACCCGCGCCCGCCGGGCCGTGGTGGCTGAGGACGTGCGTGATCGTGCGCCGCTCGTTGCCGGGGTCGCCCAGGTACGCCAGCGCCCGGTCCACCAGATCGGTCGCGGTCAGGCCCTGGACGTCGTGGTCGCCCCCGACGTTGACCACGAACACCCGCGCCGCCGACCGTCCGCCGGCGATGGCGTCGGCCACGCCGCGGGTGAGGTAGCTGGGCAGCAGCGAGGAGTGCGGCGTGCCGGGCCCGTACACGACCAGGTCGCTCTCGGCGAGGGCCCGCAGCGCCTCGGGGTCGGGCGCGGCCGGGACGGAGCGGCGGCCCAGCAGGTCGCGGACCCGGGCGGCGGGCAGCCCGGCGAGCGCGGCCAGCTCGCGCCGGGTGAGCGGCGCGGGCAGCAGGAACAGATCGGTGATGGCGGCGGCGTCCTGCGGCCCGACGATCTCGGCCTCGTCGGCGAGCACCCGCCCGTCCTGCTTCAGCGCGACGAGGTAGGCGTTGGCGCCGTCGGTGACGTTGAGCAGCCGGGCCGGGGAGGCGAAGGTGCGGGCGCAGGCCCGCACGGCGGCGTTGAAGTCCTCGCCGAGCCGCAGGTACGCGCCCGCGAACACGAGGTTGCCGAGCGCGCAGTCCGACAGGTCGAACCCGCCGGGGTCGGCGGCCAGCCGCGCCGCGAACACCCGCAGGTCCCGCGCCACCGGCTCGGCCGCCGCCCCGGAGCCGGCCAGGTTCGCGACGATGCGCTCCAGGTCGGCGAGGGTGCTGCCGGGCGGCAGCCGGTGTTCGAGCAGGGCCCGCCGCGGGTCGTCGCGGCCCAGGTGCAGCAGGAGGTTCTTGCGGAAGTCGGACGGGCCGAGCATGCCGGGCAGGTAGCGGCGCAGCGCGCCGGTGGACAGGCCGTTGTCGTAGCCGTTGATGAGCAGGGACAGTTCGAGGCCGGGCACGCGCAGCAGGGCCCGCGCGATGCCGGCGGCCCCCCGTCCGCCGCTGAACATCGCCACTCTCATCGGGCCTCCTGCAGGGGGCGGCCGGAGGGCTCCCGTACCTCCGGCGCGCGCAGCACGCCGCGGCGCAGCAGCCAGTGCCGCAGCCCGAGGTAGCCGACGAACAGCGCGCGGTCGCGCGCGCCGCGCCAGAACCGCCACCCCCGGCTGCCGCCGCCCCGCTCCCGGTGCTCGATCGGCAGCTCGACCCAGGTGTGGCCGAGCTCGGCGACGCGGGCGGTGATCTCGGTGGAGCAGTTCATGCCCGCCGACTCCAGCGGCAGGGCGCGGAACAGCGGCCCGTGCACGACCTTGAAGATGGAGTTGAAGTCGCGGTAGCGGGTGCCGTGCAGCCGGTTGCTGACCGCGCCGCTGGCGGCCGACCCCCACCGGTACGCCAGGCTGTCGGCCTTCCTGATCCGCGCGCCGGACAGCGCGAGCGTGCCGCCCGCCGCGATGCGGTCGAGGAAGCGGTCCAGGTTGGCGATCGGGAACTGGCCGTCGGAGTCGAGCAGCACCACCCATTCCAGGCGGGTGGCGGCGATCGCGGCGGCGATGGCGGCGCCCGCGCCCCGGTTGCGCTCGAACGTGACGACCGTGAGCTGCGGGCAGCCGGCCTGCAGCTCGCGCAGGATGCGGCCGGTGCCGTCGGCGCTGCCGTCGTCGCAGACGACGATCTCCCACGCGCCGACCGCCGGGTGGCGCTCCAGGTATTCGCGCCATTCCGTGACGGCGGCCGCGATGTTGTCCGCCTCGTTGTAGGCGGGGGCGGCCACCGAGATGTCGATGGGCATCGCTCAGCTCCTCGGGGCGGCGTCGGCGCCGGTCAGGCGGTCGATCCAGCGGTCCAGGGGCAGCAGGTTGATCCCGACGAGGATCGGGACGTGCGCGAGCGTGAACACGATCGCCGCCCCGAACGAGATGGGCCCGCCGGTGAACAGGTTGATGTGCGGGGCGTCGATGGTCGGGGGGATCGCGACCGGGTTGACCACCTGCCACATCACGTCGAGGAAGCCGGAGAAGACGATCAGCACGCCGGAGGCCATGATCTTCAGGCACCGCCCTGGGGTGCCGCCGCCGATGCGGTACGCGGCGGCGGCGATGAGCACGATCCCCGGGTAGAGCAGCAGGTAGAGGTGGGTGTAGAAGGCGTCGCCGTGGGCGCGGGCGCCGTCGCCGTAGTAGAACCAGCTGATCCTGGGGATGAGGTAGCCGGTCAGGAAGACGAACGGGGCGTACAGCAGCCAGTGCAGCCGCGGCGACACCCAGGGGAAGAACGCGACCGCGCAGCACAGGCAGGCGAAGGCGACCAGCTTGGCGGCGAGCTGCCAGGCGGCCTCGATGTCGCGGGTGTGCGGCGTGGCCAGCCAGACGAAGGCGAAGCCGGCGGCGCCGGCGGCCAGGGCGATCCACCAGATGTGCGCGGCCCAGGGGCGCCGGGCCGTGAGCAGGGGGTCGGGATGATTCACTACCGGGTCCTCGGATGTGGGGACAAGTCGGCGGGAGCGCTCCCAGCGCAGTATGTCATCCCTCACCACAAAGCCGGTCTCAATATGAAATTAGGGACTCACCGGAACTTGCGCGGCTTTTGACTGCCGGTGATGAGAGCACAAAAGACCAGGTGGGACGGCCTTGACCAAGGTATCCGAAAGAATGGACCGATCTACTTAAATCCTGAAGTAAATCGCCTGCCTGGGACATCGAGATCGCACAGCCCGGACCAGGGCCGGAACGGCCCGGACCGCCGATTTTGGGACGATCCGGGCCACCGACCGCGTCATCGCAGGTCAGACCGGGCGGTCAAGTGGTGGGAGCGCTCCCGAAATCTTCGGGTGATCGCCCCCGAAACCCCTGTTTCGGCGCTCCGTAATGGGACTGTGCGGGGCCGTCGTCGTACCCGGGGAACATCGGCGGCAGCTCCTCCGGCGTGAGCGCCGTCGGCCCGAACAGCCAGTCCACGTACGTGTAGTCGTAGACGTCGCGCCCGCGCAGCACGGCGTCGCGCCACTCCCGCTCCTCCCCGTCGTGGTGCCACAGCCGGCCCCAGGCGCGCGCCGTCGTCTGCACCCGGCGGCAGTGCACCGGGCGGACGGCGTCGTAGGCCGCCAGGGCGGCGTCCCAGTCCACGCCCGCCGCCGAGGTCCGCCGGGCGACGTGCTCGGCCAGCACGTACGCGTCCTCGACGGCCATGACCGCGCCCTGCGCGAGGTACTGCAGCGGCGGGTGCGCGGCGTCCCCGGTGAGGGCGACCCGGCCGCGCACCCAGGTGTCGATCGGCTCCCGGTCGAACATGCGCCACCAGCGGTCCCGCCACATCAGCGGCAGGGCGGCCCGGACCCGCTCGCCGGTGGCCGCGAACGCCGCGTCCAGCTCGTCCGGGGTGCCCCAGTCGGCCTCGCCGGCCAGCGCCTTCGGCGACTCGAAGACGGCGACCTGGTTGAACATCTCGCCGTGCCGCAGCGGGTACTGCACGAAGTGGCAGCGCGGGCCGACGTGCACCACCACGTCCTTGGGCTGCACGTCGAGGTGGGCGACCTGGGCGAACGGCACCGCCCCCCGGTAGGCGACGTACGCGGAGCTGACCGGCTCGTCGTCGCTCAGCAGCCGGCGGGCCACCGAGTGCAGCCCGTCGGCGGCCACGACGACCGCGCCCGCCTCGCGCCCGCCCGCGTGGATCGCGGCCGCGCCCTCGCCGGTCTGCTCGTACCCGGTGACCGTGACGTCGTCGACCAGGTCCACGCCGGCCCGGCGGCACGCGCGCAGCAGCGCGCCGTGCAGGTCGCTGCGGTGGATCACCAGGTACGGGAAGCCGTAGCGCCGCTCCACGTCCCGCAGGTCGAGCCGGGTCAGGACGTCCCCGCCGAGCGCGTCGCGCATGACGATCGCCTCGGGCCGGACGCCGAGCGACGTGACCTCCTCCAGCAGGCCCCACCGGTGGAGGATGCGCGTGCAGTTGGGCGCGATCTGCAGGCCGGCGCCCACCTCGCCGAAGCGGTGGGCCCGTTCCAGCACCCGGACCCGCAGGCCCTTGAGCGTGAGCGCCAGGGCGTTGGCGAGCCCGCCGATGCCGCCGCCCACCACGACGACGTCCGCGTCGCGGACCTGTCCCGCCATTTCCGTTCCCTTCTCGTCGAACCGTCAGAGCCAGCGGGGCAGGTCGGGGGGCGGCGTGCCGCCCTCGCCGGTGACGCCGTCGCGGCCGCGGCCGGAGAGGTAGGCGGCCAGGCCGGCGAGCGTGCCGCGCACCACGACGGGCTCGCCGGACCCGCCGACCGCCCACGCGCCGCCGCCCCCTGCGGCTTCGAGGGTGAGGGCCGGGCCGGGGGCGGCGGCGCGCCTGCCGGCGATGTCGGTGATCAGCGCGGCCAGGAAGCCCGCCGGCAGGGCGCCGAACTCCACCCCGGCCCCCAGGTCCACGGCGTGCACCATGACCTCGCGGGCGCGCATCCAGGGGATCTCCTCGGCGGTCACCGTGCGGCCCTGCGCGGTGCGGACGGGTGCCGTCCACTGCCGCTCGTCCAGCTCGGCCAGCCGCTCGTCCAGGACGCGGGCGGAGCGCCCGGCCCAGGCGCGCAGCTCGGCCGCGGGCCTGGCCGCGCCCGCCTCGATGTCGGCGTCGCGCTGCTCGGGCGAGGCGTACATGGGCCGCTCCTCGCCGGTGCGCGCCCAGTGGACCAGGTTGGCGAGCGCGTCGGCGTTGGCGGCCACGTGCGCCAGCAGGTGCCGGCCGGTCCAGCCGGGCAGCCGCGCCGGCCCGTCCAGCCGGTCGTCCGGCAGCGCGGCGAGGGCGTCGAAGAGGATCACCGTGCCCTCGGCGGTCCAGCGCAGGGCGTCGGCCCGGGTGCGGCCCCCGGGCGGCGCGGGCGGCGTCGCCATCACGCGGCCCGCTCGGCGACGGCCTTGACCTCCGAGCGGCCGAGGCCGGTGATCTCGGTGGCCAGCACGCTGCCGTCGGCGAGGTAGCGGGCGGGCTCGCGCGCGTGGCCCACCCCGCCAGGGGTGCCGGTGGCGATGACGTCGCCGGGGTTCAGGGTGAGGATCGTGGAGACGTAGCGGACCAGGTCCACCGGGTCGAACACGAGGTCGGCGGTGTCGGCCCGCTGCACGAGCTCGCCGTCCACCCAGGCGCTGAGGGTGAGGGACGGGCGGACGCCGCCGGCCAGCTCGGCCTCCCAGTCCACCTGGCCGGACTCCGGGGGGGAGCCGGATCTCGTCGTACGCGCCGACCAGCGCCTCGGGTACTTGGCGAAC encodes:
- a CDS encoding NTP transferase domain-containing protein, with product MRDRGVCAVVPAAGRGTRLGAGVPKIMIEVADGVTLWHLLHRRLREAARHVHVVLSPDGEGPFRTLAAADLDGGGVSVSVQERPTGMGDAIFGPAARHWAAYGTILVVWGDQANLSPATVRAVLAAHPGKGMTLPLVPMPDPYVEYELAGGELVRVRQSREGEECRPGGLSDVGVFCLATDGLAAAWARYAAGAGRGAATGEVNFLPFLAHLSAAERWPVTVVPVRDPAEARGVNTAEDLEFARRAYLRCPD
- a CDS encoding HAD family hydrolase; amino-acid sequence: MSARPARAGGMTAVPREVVARWRVWLCDLDGTLLDSFPAHEAAFRQAIAEVAPSRLAGFRYADHAGASTAAVAAGLTADQAAADRLARRKQELYREFVRAGRVRPFPGARLLLDRLAATGRTAYLVTGGSRASVRRALEAAGLGGAFRDVLTADDVPVSKPDPAFYRLACRRWRVDPAEAVALEDSPHGVAAALGAGLATLHVHAAEPAPGAIAAGDLHDVVSLLAEEENGSA
- a CDS encoding 2-phospho-L-lactate transferase CofD family protein produces the protein MRVAMFSGGRGAAGIARALLRVPGLELSLLINGYDNGLSTGALRRYLPGMLGPSDFRKNLLLHLGRDDPRRALLEHRLPPGSTLADLERIVANLAGSGAAAEPVARDLRVFAARLAADPGGFDLSDCALGNLVFAGAYLRLGEDFNAAVRACARTFASPARLLNVTDGANAYLVALKQDGRVLADEAEIVGPQDAAAITDLFLLPAPLTRRELAALAGLPAARVRDLLGRRSVPAAPDPEALRALAESDLVVYGPGTPHSSLLPSYLTRGVADAIAGGRSAARVFVVNVGGDHDVQGLTATDLVDRALAYLGDPGNERRTITHVLSHHGPAGAGGGAGGGASGGAGSGPVVPRAVAERGTWAGARWIGADLEDPCRPGAHHGPRTAAALRALLGETPLARAG
- a CDS encoding glycosyltransferase family 2 protein — protein: MPIDISVAAPAYNEADNIAAAVTEWREYLERHPAVGAWEIVVCDDGSADGTGRILRELQAGCPQLTVVTFERNRGAGAAIAAAIAATRLEWVVLLDSDGQFPIANLDRFLDRIAAGGTLALSGARIRKADSLAYRWGSAASGAVSNRLHGTRYRDFNSIFKVVHGPLFRALPLESAGMNCSTEITARVAELGHTWVELPIEHRERGGGSRGWRFWRGARDRALFVGYLGLRHWLLRRGVLRAPEVREPSGRPLQEAR
- a CDS encoding FAD-dependent monooxygenase — encoded protein: MAGQVRDADVVVVGGGIGGLANALALTLKGLRVRVLERAHRFGEVGAGLQIAPNCTRILHRWGLLEEVTSLGVRPEAIVMRDALGGDVLTRLDLRDVERRYGFPYLVIHRSDLHGALLRACRRAGVDLVDDVTVTGYEQTGEGAAAIHAGGREAGAVVVAADGLHSVARRLLSDDEPVSSAYVAYRGAVPFAQVAHLDVQPKDVVVHVGPRCHFVQYPLRHGEMFNQVAVFESPKALAGEADWGTPDELDAAFAATGERVRAALPLMWRDRWWRMFDREPIDTWVRGRVALTGDAAHPPLQYLAQGAVMAVEDAYVLAEHVARRTSAAGVDWDAALAAYDAVRPVHCRRVQTTARAWGRLWHHDGEEREWRDAVLRGRDVYDYTYVDWLFGPTALTPEELPPMFPGYDDGPAQSHYGAPKQGFRGRSPEDFGSAPTT
- a CDS encoding maleylpyruvate isomerase family mycothiol-dependent enzyme, with translation MATPPAPPGGRTRADALRWTAEGTVILFDALAALPDDRLDGPARLPGWTGRHLLAHVAANADALANLVHWARTGEERPMYASPEQRDADIEAGAARPAAELRAWAGRSARVLDERLAELDERQWTAPVRTAQGRTVTAEEIPWMRAREVMVHAVDLGAGVEFGALPAGFLAALITDIAGRRAAAPGPALTLEAAGGGGAWAVGGSGEPVVVRGTLAGLAAYLSGRGRDGVTGEGGTPPPDLPRWL
- a CDS encoding fumarylacetoacetate hydrolase family protein, coding for MRLATVRTAGGATRAVRVAGDTLLDLGAADVGELLARPDWPERAARAAEPVTGHAGYAPVVPRPGKIVCVGLNYRTHILEMGRELPRHPTLFAKYPRRWSARTTRSGSPPESGQVDWEAELAGGVRPSLTLSAWVDGELVQRADTADLVFDPVDLVRYVSTILTLNPGDVIATGTPGGVGHAREPARYLADGSVLATEITGLGRSEVKAVAERAA